Below is a genomic region from Pleomorphomonas sp. T1.2MG-36.
TCGCGGCCGTCGCGCCAGTGGCGGGTGTTGGCAAAATCGAGCGCCGCGTCGCCGCCCAGCATGCGGAGCCGCCCCAGTTCGGAGAAATAGGCCGGTACGTCGTCCATTGATCGCTTCCGTCGCGTCCTGTAACCTTTTATGGGGTTACTTAATGCCGCCGTCGCGTTTTTGACAGTGGTCGAGACAACGATAGCGAGGGGAACCATGCGACGCATCCACTTGTTTCCGGCCATCGCGATGCTGCTCGCCGCGCTGGCCGGCCCGGCCGCCGCTTTCGAGCCGAGCGACATCTACACGTCGCAGGTGGTGGTGAGCGGGCAGGGCGAGGCCAACCGCCTCACCGGCTTCGGCATCTGCCTCGAACGGGTGCTGACGCGCGTCACCGGCGACGCCGCGCTGGCCGCCAAGCCCGAGGCCAAGGCGGCGATGGCTAGAGGGGCCGACTATGTCGCCGCCTATTCCTACCGCGACCGCCTCGAAGGCCGGCCCATCCACGACGAGCAGGGCACCTACGACCGGCCGCACAACCTCACCTGCCGCTTCAAGGTCGGCCCGCTCGACCGGCTGATCGGCGAACTCGGCGGCAAGCCGTGGCTGATGCGTCGGCCGGTGATCGCCGTCTTCCTCGACGTTCGAAAGCCGGCCGCCCGCTACACGGTGGCCGCCAACAACCAGCGCGACCTCGCCATGCGCCAGTCGTTCGGCAACGCCTCCAACCTGATCGCGCTCGACGTGGTGTTCCCGCCGGAGACGGCAGCGCTCAACCTCGACCCCGCCCATCTCGATCCCTCATCATCGGCGCTGAAGACGGCGGCCGAGGCGGCCGGCGGCGACCTGCCGCTCGCAGGACGGCTCACCTGGAGCGATGCCGACCACGGCTGGGTGGCCGACTGGGCGCTGGAGGCGGGCGGGGCGGTTCACCGCTGGCAGGTGCGCGGCGTCAGCTTCGACGATGCCTTCCGCACCGCGCTCCGGGGTGCGGCGCGGATCCTGTCGGGGAGTGGCGCGCCGCAGTGAGTACGGCTGCGTGCGCCGCCCTCGCGCAACGCTTTTCAGGGCGCATGAGCCCGGGGTCTTGCCGGGTTCCCGAA
It encodes:
- a CDS encoding DUF2066 domain-containing protein, producing the protein MRRIHLFPAIAMLLAALAGPAAAFEPSDIYTSQVVVSGQGEANRLTGFGICLERVLTRVTGDAALAAKPEAKAAMARGADYVAAYSYRDRLEGRPIHDEQGTYDRPHNLTCRFKVGPLDRLIGELGGKPWLMRRPVIAVFLDVRKPAARYTVAANNQRDLAMRQSFGNASNLIALDVVFPPETAALNLDPAHLDPSSSALKTAAEAAGGDLPLAGRLTWSDADHGWVADWALEAGGAVHRWQVRGVSFDDAFRTALRGAARILSGSGAPQ